Proteins found in one Tsukamurella paurometabola DSM 20162 genomic segment:
- a CDS encoding TetR/AcrR family transcriptional regulator, producing MKPSGSRSPDERSTCRRGRTYGGADAETRQEDRRTRIEESALDLFASRGYRHTTVSMICEHARVSRRHFYELFDDREAVLRHVYDLVQARTREAVLAAIGAHVREHGGRGDTTALVTAALDAYVAVLLEDPRGIRIGFVEVVGVSPDMEQHRLGNRREWAQLLQGAAVTAGAAHVPAWVYAAFIPSLNEFLMAWWQHSDDRSDPRELVQVLTAVLTTLMRQAVSGAG from the coding sequence GTGAAGCCATCAGGTTCGCGCTCGCCGGACGAGCGGTCGACGTGCCGCCGGGGACGCACGTACGGCGGCGCCGACGCCGAGACGCGGCAGGAGGACCGCCGAACCCGGATCGAGGAATCCGCGCTCGACCTGTTCGCCTCCCGTGGCTACCGGCACACCACCGTCTCCATGATCTGTGAGCACGCCCGTGTCTCCCGGCGTCACTTCTACGAGCTGTTCGACGACCGCGAGGCGGTCCTGCGGCACGTGTACGACCTGGTGCAGGCGCGGACCCGCGAGGCCGTGCTCGCGGCGATCGGCGCCCACGTCCGCGAGCACGGAGGACGGGGCGACACCACCGCTCTGGTGACCGCCGCACTCGACGCCTATGTCGCCGTCCTCCTCGAGGATCCGCGCGGTATCCGCATCGGCTTCGTCGAGGTGGTGGGTGTCAGTCCGGATATGGAGCAGCACCGCCTGGGAAACCGGCGCGAGTGGGCGCAACTGCTGCAGGGCGCCGCGGTGACCGCGGGCGCCGCACACGTGCCGGCGTGGGTGTACGCGGCGTTCATCCCGTCGCTCAACGAATTCCTCATGGCGTGGTGGCAGCATTCCGACGACCGCTCCGACCCGCGCGAGCTGGTGCAGGTCCTCACCGCGGTGCTGACCACCCTGATGCGGCAAGCGGTCTCCGGAGCGGGCTGA
- the typA gene encoding translational GTPase TypA: MAQPSFRNVAIVAHVDHGKTTLVDAMLRQSGAFGERAELVDRVMDSGDLEKEKGITILAKNTAVHRVNQDGTVTVINVIDTPGHADFGGEVERGLSMVDGVVLLVDASEGPLPQTRFVMRKALAASLPVILVVNKTDRPDARIEEVVSESQDLLLDLASDLSDEAAQAAELALELPVVYASGREGKASTTAPANGEVPDAENLDELFQILHDHIPAPKGDPAAPLQAHVTNLDASAFLGRLALVRIHNGTLRKGQTVAWMREVDGEPVVTNAKVTELLATDGVERKPAEEAVAGDIVAVAGFPEIMIGDTLADVDNPVALPRITVDQPAISVTIGTNTSPLVGKVSGHKLTARMVKSRLDSELIGNVSLKVLDIGKPDQWEVQGRGELALAILVEQMRREGFELTVGKPQVVTRKVDGKVHEPFEHLTIDVPEEYLGSVTQLLANRRGRMETMANQGTGWVRMEFVVPSRGLIGFRTDFLTETRGTGIANAVFHEYAPWAGEIRARHTGSLVSDRQGSVTPFAMIQLADRGTFFVEPGADTYEGMVVGINPRAEDLDINVTKEKKLTNMRQSSADVMETLAKPIKLELEAAMEFCAGDECVEVTPEVVRVRKVHLNATERARERSRAKSRDQSAG, translated from the coding sequence GTGGCTCAGCCCAGCTTCCGCAACGTCGCCATCGTCGCGCACGTCGACCACGGGAAGACCACCCTGGTCGACGCCATGCTGCGACAGTCCGGCGCGTTCGGTGAGCGCGCCGAGCTCGTCGACCGCGTCATGGACTCGGGCGATCTGGAGAAGGAGAAGGGCATCACCATCCTGGCCAAGAACACGGCCGTGCACCGGGTGAACCAGGACGGCACCGTCACCGTCATCAACGTGATCGACACCCCCGGCCACGCCGATTTCGGCGGTGAGGTCGAGCGCGGGCTGTCCATGGTCGACGGCGTGGTGCTGCTCGTCGACGCCTCCGAGGGCCCGCTCCCGCAGACCCGTTTCGTGATGCGCAAGGCGCTCGCGGCCTCGCTGCCCGTGATCCTGGTGGTCAACAAGACGGACCGCCCCGACGCCCGGATCGAGGAGGTCGTCTCCGAGTCGCAGGACCTGCTCCTCGACCTCGCCTCCGATCTCTCCGACGAGGCCGCCCAGGCCGCCGAGCTCGCGCTGGAGCTCCCCGTGGTCTACGCCTCCGGCCGCGAGGGCAAGGCCAGCACCACCGCCCCGGCCAACGGCGAGGTGCCCGACGCCGAGAACCTCGACGAGCTGTTCCAGATCCTGCACGATCACATCCCCGCGCCCAAGGGCGATCCCGCGGCGCCGCTGCAGGCCCACGTCACCAACCTCGACGCCTCCGCCTTCCTCGGCCGACTGGCCCTGGTCCGCATCCACAACGGCACTCTCCGCAAGGGCCAGACCGTCGCCTGGATGCGCGAGGTCGACGGTGAGCCCGTGGTCACCAACGCCAAGGTCACCGAGCTGCTGGCCACCGACGGTGTCGAGCGCAAACCCGCCGAGGAGGCCGTCGCCGGCGATATCGTGGCCGTCGCGGGCTTCCCCGAGATCATGATCGGCGACACGCTCGCCGACGTGGACAACCCCGTCGCGCTGCCGCGCATCACCGTCGACCAGCCGGCCATCTCGGTCACCATCGGCACCAACACCAGCCCGCTCGTCGGCAAGGTGTCGGGGCACAAGCTGACCGCCCGGATGGTGAAGTCGCGCCTCGACTCCGAGCTGATCGGCAACGTCTCGCTCAAGGTGCTCGACATCGGCAAGCCCGACCAGTGGGAGGTGCAGGGCCGCGGCGAGCTGGCGCTGGCCATCCTGGTCGAGCAGATGCGTCGCGAGGGCTTCGAGCTCACCGTCGGCAAGCCCCAGGTGGTCACCCGCAAGGTCGACGGCAAGGTGCACGAGCCCTTCGAGCACCTGACCATCGACGTGCCCGAGGAGTACCTCGGCTCGGTCACCCAGCTGCTGGCGAACCGTCGCGGCCGGATGGAGACCATGGCCAACCAGGGCACCGGCTGGGTCCGCATGGAGTTCGTCGTCCCGTCGCGCGGCCTCATCGGCTTCCGCACCGACTTCCTCACCGAGACCCGCGGCACCGGCATCGCCAACGCCGTCTTCCACGAGTACGCGCCGTGGGCCGGTGAGATCCGCGCCCGCCACACCGGCTCGCTGGTCTCCGACCGGCAGGGCAGCGTGACCCCGTTCGCCATGATTCAGCTCGCCGACCGCGGCACCTTCTTCGTCGAGCCCGGCGCCGACACCTACGAGGGCATGGTCGTGGGCATCAACCCCCGCGCCGAGGACCTCGACATCAACGTCACCAAGGAGAAGAAGCTAACCAATATGCGTCAGTCCTCCGCCGACGTGATGGAGACCCTCGCCAAGCCCATCAAGCTCGAACTCGAGGCCGCCATGGAGTTCTGCGCCGGCGACGAGTGCGTCGAGGTCACTCCCGAGGTGGTCCGGGTGCGTAAGGTGCACCTGAACGCCACCGAGCGCGCCCGTGAGCGCTCGCGTGCCAAGTCGCGCGACCAGTCCGCGGGCTGA